DNA sequence from the Pedobacter schmidteae genome:
GTGAGGTATACCTCTGGTGTACTCAAAGCATTGTTAAAGAAATCGCCACGCAAATAGATTTTTACGTTTTCATTTCCCATATAGTTAAATGGTGGTGCAGGTGGCCAACCGTTGGCATAATACAATGTCCAGCGCTTGTCATCATTGGTAAACAAAGCGGTAAGTTCAGGCGAGGCACAAACATCCATACCTAAACCAAAAGGGCGCAAAAAGTGACGGGACAAAAGTGTTTCCGGATGATATTGTCCGTCGGGCACATTGGTCCAGCCTATCGGCGTACCTGGTACATATGGGAATGGCCCTGGTACAGTTACATTATAGGTATTCATGTTAACCAAGGTATTAAATATGGTCAGCGACTGGTTTGCATAATCCAGTGCTTTGGTATAGTTACCCATATATAAATACACCCTGCTCAGCAGTGCATATCCGGCAGCTTTATTGGTCCTGAATTTGCTGATCTTACTTTTTTCCGGCAAGTATTTTACCGCTTCTTCCAGATCCAGAATAATCTGGTCGTATACTTCTTTAACCGTATTGCGTTTATGTTTTGCACTGATGTCGGCAATCATTACCAATGGTACCCCTGGGTCGGTGGCTGCCGTGGCTGCATCGTAATGCCTTGCATAAACATTTACCATCAGCAAATGCTCCAGGGCCCTTCCAAACAAACCTTCAGCTTTAACGCTTCTTTTTAGGGTTTCATCCCCTTCTTTCGCATCCATCACGTTGTTGATCACTGTATTGAAATAAAAGATACGTTTATAAGTCTCACTCCACAAAAAATCGTTATCACCTTCGTCAAACACCTGTTTCTGAAAAGTATAAACGCGGCGACCGTGACGGGGCTGTTTCGTGAACAGATTACGAGGTTGCGTTTCGGGCAGGAAAGCATCATCGGTAATCAGATCCACAAAATAATCGCCATAGCTAGCTACGGTTATTTCATTCAACATATTCTCATAATCCTCTACCGTTGTAGGAATCAACTTTCCTTTAGGCACAATGTCCAGATAATCCTTGCATCCAGGAAATGAAAACAGGATCAGTGCCAATAATAAATATTTAAATTTCATATGCTACAGTATTAAAGATTAATGTTAACGCCAATCGTATAAACAGGAGTTACCGGCAAAGTTCTCTGCGAGTAAACGCTGGACTGCGCGTAAGCTTCCGGGTCAAGTCCCTTGTCATTTCTAAACCAGCTGAAAGGATTTTGCACCTGAAGCATCAGAGAGGCCCCAATATCGTTCCCCTTTCTTTTGAAAACCAATGATGAGAAGTTATACGCCATCGAGATGCTTCTGACCTTGATATAATCCGCTTTTAGTGTATTGATATCCGCGGCATACCATAAAGAAGCGAAATAGGAATTGGCATTTCCGCTCAGGTCGGGTGCAGGCATCATTCCGGGTATTTTCTCATCCCCCGGTTTCCGCCAGAAATTCATCGCACGACGGTCAATATTTTGTGCAAAATTACTCCTCGACAAAATCTGCGGAACGGCATCCCTCATTACATTACCTCCATTTGCAATCAACATCACATTTAGCGAAAGCTTCCTGTAAATAAACATGTTGTGCAAACCAACGGTATAAGTGGGCCGCAAAGTTCCGGCATATACCAGGCCATTGATATCGGTCATGTTTGCTACATATCCACCCTGATCATCATAGTTTTTAACCACATTTCCATCTTTATCATACACCAGTACTGTTCCATTGGTAGGATCAAGTCCGGCCCATCTGAAATTGAACAAACT
Encoded proteins:
- a CDS encoding RagB/SusD family nutrient uptake outer membrane protein gives rise to the protein MKFKYLLLALILFSFPGCKDYLDIVPKGKLIPTTVEDYENMLNEITVASYGDYFVDLITDDAFLPETQPRNLFTKQPRHGRRVYTFQKQVFDEGDNDFLWSETYKRIFYFNTVINNVMDAKEGDETLKRSVKAEGLFGRALEHLLMVNVYARHYDAATAATDPGVPLVMIADISAKHKRNTVKEVYDQIILDLEEAVKYLPEKSKISKFRTNKAAGYALLSRVYLYMGNYTKALDYANQSLTIFNTLVNMNTYNVTVPGPFPYVPGTPIGWTNVPDGQYHPETLLSRHFLRPFGLGMDVCASPELTALFTNDDKRWTLYYANGWPPAPPFNYMGNENVKIYLRGDFFNNALSTPEVYLTRAECKARANDKQGALDDVNKLRENRIVPTAYRAFTLADFNNDQEQVLRFVLEERRRELAFTGNRIADLKRLNKDARFSKVIRHRAEGKDYVLQPNSDDYLRQLWPAASKFNPDWILN